The Leishmania mexicana MHOM/GT/2001/U1103 complete genome, chromosome 31 DNA segment TCGCAGTTGCTGGACATTGTGGTGACGCCGGAGAACGTGCacgccgtggtggcggcggtggtggtggacgcgaGTGAAGAGGGACTGCCGGTGGCGTGGGAGACAGCCACGTACTGGTTGCGCCGGCTCGACCAGCGCGTCAGCGATATTTCTCAGCGCATGAAGGCGAAGGGGTCGACCACGCCAGCGAAAATCCTGACCCGCGCGCAGAAGGCTATCGGACTCGACCATCCAGACCTGAAGCGCATGCGACTCAGTGGGGTGCCGACGGTGCTCGTCATCAACAAGATCGACGCATTCCGTGGccacacgcagcagctgaaATTCCTGTGCCGTAGCATGCGCTACCTCGCCCACCTGTACGGCGCCCACGTCGTCTTCACCAGCGAGCAAGAGAGCGTGCGATGGCGCGCGCTGATGAACTTCACGCTCTTTCAAGCCCCGTTCGACCCCAAGTACTTGCAGACAGATCCGGAGCGGAGTGCTGTGCTGCTGACGGTTGACCGCGACAGTTTCTTGGACATTGGCGACCCTAATGTGAGTcggcttggcggcggcgccagcaccggcgacgcGGAACTGGATCGCTGGAAGGCGCCCTTTGACGAGGCGTTTCCGCCAAAGAAGCTGAACGAGGAGGACAGGGTAATGGACGATCCTTTCATTCGCCGCCTGTACGACACCGCGGAGGGCGGCTTCGGCGATCCAGTGATCGACGCCCTGCGCAAGCAGAAGGatgaggagctggagcagtaCCGCAAGAAGAGCACCAACACCGCCAACGCCAGCAAGGCCAAGTGAGGCGCTGTGGCGAAGGGTTACAAAAGACAGAAGGCCGTGTATGGCGCTTGTATGCGGTACTGCTGCTGAGTTTCTATTCTTCTCCCCCAAAACGAAGAGCAGACAAAGGTGCGGCTGTGTGGAGTTGGTGCCACTGCTGGTgcatccgctgccgcgcagcacgaTGCAGACTGTTTGCGGGTATGCGTCTGCAGGGCGTtggtttttttttgtatGCCATGCTTAGACGAttcggtgtgcgtgtgtatgtgcacaCGCGTCTGTCGATGTAGAGGAAGCGGCACCCTCTCGATTGCTCTGTGCGCGTTGGGAAGACACTATCTCTGGCGTGGCGGTTGTGGCGTGGGAAGGAGAACGCATGGCAGCTTTGACACCACTGCGGTGGGACCTGCCAGCTGTGTTTCGCgcggtgcatgtgtgcttgtatgtgtgcatgtgtgtgcacgtcgGTCTTTCTCCGCTTTTCTCTAGATTTTCCTGCATGCTCGctttctccatctcctccgccacaCCGACCATCTCTTGCCAGCACCCTGCACCTCTTGCCTCCGTCTTCAGCCTCCAATGGAGAGCAGGAGTACACGGCTATGGGAGAGTGGGCGGGGCAGGGAAAGGGTTATCGTGTCTCTTCTCGAGGCCCACCTGACGCGACGAAACACCCACAGCAACAACGGGACTGACGAAACAGACACAGCCTACTGAACAGCAAGCCGTGTGGGTTGCATGCAACTTCCGCACGGAACAGCATTTTCTTGCCGCTCCACTCTCTCGCAGTGTgccgccagccgctgccgcctctgcctttctttgctccctctcttcgcTACAACGTATTGCTTGCACCTTCGCCGCTGTCGTGGGAGGGCTTGTGTGGGTTGACACGCGAAGGGCGAGGGAGCCGGCCGAAGTGCCCGCAAGGCGTGCGAGCGTCTGCGCGTGAAGTCGAAGGAGTGAGCCTCTCCtctgcgctctctctttcgTGGCACCGACCTCTTGGCAGCAAGGAGGGCTAACGGATCCACGAGTTGCGAGGCCGTCGATACGCCCTTTCTGACGGCAGCACTCGTCTTTACAACCACGCGATCCTCCCTCTGACATATGTGCCGCTCGATTTTCGAGTGCGGCCACCCTCACCACTCGTGCGCTGCTCTTGTTCTCCCATCTTTTCTCTTGCTCTGACCTCTTTCTTgctcctctccacctccccttcgcacatacacgcgcacgtgcacatcCGACATCAAAACGCGAACAAGAAAAGTATCACCTGcgggaaaagagaagcgtTGTACTCACACGCTGGCTatctctccacctcctggTCTCGCAGTCCTCTCAACACTCGCAGCCACACGTGCACCTCACCTAAGGGGCGAACGTCTTCTGCACGTTGGCGTgtcgtgtgtatgcgcgtgcggcCGCTGCACTCCTTATGTTTTTGAAtcttcagcagcgcaccctctcctctctcctctcccctctctcatTCGCTCACGCATTCGCCGTCGCGGTTTGCGCTCTCCGCGTCGTTGTGGAGCTCTCCATTGTGTTCTGTCCAAGCTGTGTGCGAGCACGTTGCGCAGTGACGCCAACCGTGAGCAGTCCAAAAGCAAGAGAAACGGTTTGCTGTTGCCAAGGTCGGCGGCCGTTCTAGGCTGATTGGCGATCTTGCAGCTTAGTTGACCgccccacctctcccctcctcttcttctccccgTGATGTTGTGTGCCGGCCAGGCGCTACGCCGGCAGGGACACGAACACACAAGAAGCCATTTTTTCTTTCAGTCGCCTTTTGCCTCTTTTTTCCCATCGTCTCTGCCGTCTCTCCCCTCGTCTTCTCCCACGTGGACGTGTCCACTGCTCGTCCGCCTGTCGCTCCTTCCGCGAgcgctccctcctctcctccgccgagTTCGCTTTCGTGCCGGTCTTTCTGCGCgtacgcgtgcacgcgtgccaTGCGCCCGTCGGAAGCgtttctccctcttcttgcGTCCTTTGCTCACGTTCTTCttgttggttgtgtgtctttGCCTTCTTGAACGCGTTGAAAAGTCAGCCATCGAGCGACCGACACGTGGACCCCCATCCCTAACGCACGCTCGACAGTTGGCGTCACGCCCCTCCGCTTTCCCTCGCTTCTCCATCGAGTGCACTGCGGGCTAACAAAACTGAACAGCACCGCGTCCTTTTTCCGCCCTCCCTTTGCGCTGGTCTGTGTTCATAATCTCAGGCATCTGGGAAGTCGATACGCCTACACGCATACATATGGTGGGGTGCCAGCGACGCGAACCGAGCGCAAAATACACGTGTCTCTCGTtgctggcgcggctgctcACTTTTACTCTCCCAGTCTCCCAATTACCTCTATCTTGCCATGTCGTGAAGACAGGTTGGCTGAGCTTccttgggggggggagggtgcatGCACGACGGAGTTGGTATGCGTAGATGCGGCGTTATGGACGCCTCgctcgccgcagccgcagccaccCACGTCTGTGCTTCTCCGCTTCACGCCTGCCACAATGAACAGGTCTCGCTTCTGGCGTCTGTGCACGGAGGACCCGGCTCTAGCGCTGCGACTACCCGCAGAGACAGCCTTGGAGGCGGCACTTACAttgaggaggcgctgcaggaagTTGCCACAGCCACTACCTCTTCGTCGCGGAGAAAGATACAAGGTGAGAGGTCGAATGCTCAGCCGGTCCTCTGCTTCGCTGCCTCGACTGGGCAAGGGCATTCAGCAGATGCCCATCCGCTCACCGACTCTACTGTTGTCGTGGGGTCACCCACAGTGCAAGCCTGCATCTTGGCTGGGCGGCAGTACTGTGACGTGGCGAAACGGTGCACGACGGAAGCGACTGGGAGCGCTTCTGTTGGGTCCCTCTCTTCGCCTGAGTATGCTGTAGCTGCCCCGGCCGAGGCCCTCGCGCAGGGGCTGGCAGCCCAGCCACCGCCCTGCAGCGCAAACCTGCCTACTCCAGCCCCCCGACCTGCACGTTGGAGTTCAATGGCAGCGTGCGTGGGGACGCTGACCTTCATTTTCAATACACCACCCGCGTCGCGTTTTTTGGCGCCCTGGGCATGTCGAATGGGCGCAGCGTGATGGGCGCAAGCCCGCTTGCTCGGCGGCAAAGCTCAACCGAGACTACGAACGCCGTACGTGtggacgaaaaaaaaagcacgaAGTGGTTCAGGGTGAGcatgcggaggaggagctcgtCGCCAAGCCGCCAAGCCGCCAGGCACCCTTGCCGCGCAAGATCAAGAGCGGAAAAGACGCGTAGGATAAGTCCTACGCCTCGCCCGTGAGCACGCCGTCGCCAACTCGGCGGCCGGCGGTGACATCACCACCGATGCCCTCTAAACAGCCGCGTAAACTTTCAcacgtgccgctgctgctgcacggcgccgcggaggtgAAGGCGCCGACACAGGCACCACCGCGCGAAGTGCCCAGCACGTCAACCCCAGCGTTGACGTTTGCGTCAGGCTCTGTTTCTCTCCTGGCCCCAACGCTGCCTCCGCCAGTCGTGGCACCGCACGGCATCATGCGGCTTCCCAGTGCACCGGTCGGCGTTTTCTGTGAGCACTCCGCCCGCGCCCACCAATtccagccgcggcagcagctcccaTACGAGCAAGGGGGATTTGTTGCTTTCATTAAGCCCACTGGAGAGAGGCCAAAGATCTTCTCGACACACTCGAGGGCGCGTCTTTGTCCAAGCCTGCGTTGTGGCGCTACTGCGACGGACTGGAGTCGCCGGCTGAAGGGATAAGAAGccaagaaacaaaaaaagatggCCAGATGAGTAAACGCAAAGGAGAGGTTGCCTCGTCACTTACCGCTCGCTCTATATCCCAGAACCTCGCTCACACACCGAACACACGCCGCAGATAAAGAGGACACGGCGTTGATGCAACGATGGCGCACAAAGTGCACAGGAAACACAGAACatacgtctctctctctcccgtgGGGTCGCCCCGCTTGCTACGGGGGGATCTCTCCTGCCTCCTCATccgcccccttttcttcactttttcctttttttttgccttttCAACCCCCTTTGGAACTCATCAACTCAGACAACTGCTTTCTGAGGCGGCTGCTCCCCTGACTGGACGCGTCGCAGTCTGCCTGCACCTTCTGGTTTTCTTGTTcagcccccctctctctctccccataAAagcttctctttctcttttaTTCTCTGCGGCCTCTGTCTTTCTTTGTATGCATTCATCCGCGCACACGGCGGTGCCCTCGCGCCGATCGCCTCCTCCTATCTCCTACAGCCTCGTTGTGTGTACACCTTTTGTTctctgctgctactgctgctcctcctcctcttcatcaTCTCCCCTTTTGTTATTGTGCAGCGCCTACCTGTGTCTTTCTGCAGTGCTTCGATCTCTGTCGCGGCGCATATGTttgtgggagggagaggaagagaggtcACACGTGTTTCCGTTTGAACagaagcagcgacagcaagGGGAGGCCGCAACGAATCGggctgcacacacgcacggactCCAGCGCGTttgcgcgcatgtgtgctcCTTCTCTTTCGCGAAGAATGACCTGGGTGGGTGCAGCGACGCATCACACGTGactttcctcctcctcgctcctcGCCGTGTGAACTTAGCACTCACGCTGTCTCTTGCCACGAGAGGGAACGGGGAACACTGCCGGGGGACCAGCGGTCACTATGtcatgtgcgcatgtgcttcctcgccctccctcaCGACTCTACACTCTCCCCAACGGCTTGTGGTTGAAATATCGGCGCCTCTCACTGTCCTCGCCTCTTGCTGCGTCTCCTCCCTCGTTTTTCCGCGTCTTTGCCATCCACACCGTCATtgaggcacacacgcgcttcTCTCACTCCTTGCGTTCGCGCCACGTGAACCCCCTCTCCTTGAACTCTTCTACGTGTGGCGCCACAGGAGAGGGCACAGCGTGGCGCCCCtttcttttctgtgtgtgtgtctccagcccgagcacgcgtgcgcgcaagCTCGATCCGTGctgtcccctcccctgtgcacacatacacagaccAGCCTcgatgtgcgcatgcgtctGTGCTTCATCGAATGCCGCGGATCCAACTACAGTCCGCCAGCCACTTCTCTGCATGGGTGCAGAATGAGATCTTGACCGAGGTGCCGTTTGGCCTGTCCCTGCGGCTGCGCCCTCTACCGATGCAGGCGTCTGCAGCTGTCTCGGGGGGCGAATTTGTATTGGCGAGGCCTCACGTAGGACACGTAATTGCATCGTTGACTGCAGAGACACCTGGggtgccagcagcgcctgcaaccgatgacggcggtgcagggGAGGCAGTAGAGCAGGACGCTGCAGAGGTGCCACGCTCCCTGTCGGGGCGCGTTCATTCCACCATCGACTGGTACGGGTTTTTCCTGAaaacgctgctgcacctcaccAGCACAAACGggtcgcctcctcgccacaCCGGTGCATCTGCCTCGCCATCTTCTCTGACGTGCGTTGTGGCAGCAACGGACGGTGTGGGCCGCAAGACCGCCCTCTACGCAACGATGCTGTCGCACTGCGCGGAGTGGTGGGACGCCGACTGGGCGACGCGGTCCACCAGCGCACATCTCTATCACCACAGCCCACCAATGCAACGGGCAGTGGCGTTGTGCAGGCCGTTTGTCTTCTTCGATGAGATGTCAGAGGCCGCGGGCCGTCTCGCCGACCCATCGAGACTTAGCGGAAGAGGCAGCGCCGATCGTGGCCCCCGCCGACGCCTGCTGCGCGTactgcgcctcctcagcaCTCGTGGGGGCTGGCAGCTCTGTGTGCGGCGCTCTtctcgaggcggcggtgctcgtaccgctaccaccacctcctctacGTTGTTGCACCCGGAGGATGATGACTCGGTTTATGTGGACTGGCTCGACTACCTCACAGAGCGATGCGTGGAGGTGGATTTGCGGCCAGCTGGGGATTACGATGACTTTGAGTCTCTGCTGCGAGGCACCGCATCAGACGCGTGGCTCGGCAGTAGTTCAACGGCCCACTCCACACCCATCACCGCGTCGTCAGCGCGCACGAGGAACTGCGACTGCGCGGGCGACGGAAATACCGGTTTCGCGTGCGCCGTGCCCGATGCCTTTCTCCCTCTTAGCGCTGTGCTGTGGCACGTTCTGTCCACCGAGGTGGAAGGCACTGTACTTGAAACCTTGCACGGACTAGTGCGCCAGTATCTGTGCTGGCCTTTTCTTGCTCTCCCTGACCGCGCCGGAGATCCCTCGACAACGCGCAGGAGTGACGTGACCAGGATCTTTCGGTACGCATACCACGCGCTGCAGACGCTGGTGCACACACCAGAACAGGCGTTTGCCTGTGAGTTGACGCACTCTGACCGGAATGGCGCCGCTTCCAGAACAGtgtcagcgctgccgccacctctgGCAGGTCCCATCACGCTTTCCTGCTTAATACCCAACAACGTTTGCCTCGCACCACTCGCCCGAGACAGCGCGTCCTCGCGCTTCTTCCTTCAAGGACCGCCTGCGTCGGTGGCGCCAGACGGCACGGTACTGCGTCGGCATCCACttcgtgtgctgctgctgcgcgtcgaTCCAGAAGGCGGCtggctgccaccgccagagACGTTGGCCAGTCAGCGCACGCTCCACGCCTCGTTTGATGCACAGAGGGGAGAAGCGTGTGACGGCGACGAAGGTTGTGAGGATGACAACAACGGGACGGACGACGACTTTGCATTATGGGAGGCCCGCGGCGCAGGCAAACGGACTGTGGCGCGCCCGAGCGCAGTTGCGCCGGGACAAAGAACGACTTTCGCCTCACTGCTATCGCCTTTCCGTTGTGCGGACACCTCCCCCACAGAGGATCGGGTGATATCTATGCTGACGGCGCATGTGATCCATAGTGGGCCATTTGCGCAAGCGGTCACGTCGACCCGCAACCTTGAGCAGTGTCTCTGGCTTGCTGCAATACGGCTGTTCGTCTACGCACTCCTTCACGACGCGCGTGTGGTGGTCACCCCGGAGAGGCTGCCCACCTTTGTGAAGGTGTTTGGCTACCGCCACCTTCcccagctgcaccagcgacTCTGCGAGGTCCGAGGGGCGTTCAGGGAAGCTACAGCAGACGACGGTACCTTGTTGCTCTTTGCGGATGCCGCCGACGCCCCCacgagagctgctgcggtttCGCTGCTGGACGCGGCGTGCCAGCGTGAGCCGCCAATTTGCGTGTACGTTGTGGACCAGGTCTCCCTGAGCGGTTTCTCGAGACTTCAGGTGAGGAGCAGGGTTTCGGGGACGACCAGAGCTGATCAGGTTGTGCCCTCGGCGccctcttctctgccgctcctcccgGTAGTGCTATGCTGcgatgtgctgcgccatccgTGCAGCTTCGATGAAGCACGCGGCTCGAGTAGACCTAGCGGCATCTGTGAGGTGGCCCACTGCGGGGTGCTCGACGTGATAGAGCTGTGCCATATTTCTGCCCTCTTGCAGTCACAGCACTCCTCATGTGCAGAGGAGTTCGTGATGAGGTGCGCTGCAGTGGTTGCCTCGGAAGAAGGGGGCGCGTCCCGGTTGTACGACGGCCGCGTGTtcatggcggcgctgcaccctGTAGTCACGCCTTCTTTGACCGATGCTGGTGATTGCTTCCGCACACAAACTGGTGAGCGCCGTGCTGATCACCGAGCAATatgcggcgccgacgcggacACCTGGAACGCTGCGGTTGACGGGTCAGAGCTGTGGCAGCCGCTGCTACCTTCTGTTCTTCTCCTGGCTCCGACTCAGCAGCAGACCGTGCTGTACggggggctgctgcgcaaggcGGCCTTGGCACTGCTAGAGGCGCTACCGAGCCCTTGTACAAATGAGACCGATATGTCGACTTCTATGCGGGATGCAACTCGCACTGCCCATGCAAACATTCCCGGTGCCgttcgcggcggcggcgccttctTCGTGTCTCTGGCGAGACAGGCACGGTGGTTGATGCGGCGGctctcgctgtcgccggCCTGTGCCGATGCCGCGGCGACGTTCGATGAGGCGGGCGTCGCGGGTTCGGGGCCTTTCGCATCCCCTAGCGCCGTTTCGTGGGGCATCGGCGTTGTTCCGCAGGACCACGCCGCAATACGCTTCGTGTTGGCAATCCTGTGCGAGTCGTGTGCAGCGATGGTGACTCGGCTAGCGGAGCCGCTGATTgagaggagcggcgcatcGGGACATGCATTGTCTCCACTGTACAGTGCCCgagcctctcctcctcctcgtgggCCGCATGCGCGACGACGATTGTGGGTCGAGGCCCtccgcgctgctgtcgaggCATCTTCGTCGGTACCCGGCCAACCTGTGCTGCACGTCTACCACGAAAGCGTGGACGTGATGCTCTCGGAGGCGGCGAACGGTACTGTTTTCAACGCGTGCCTTGGCGCGAAAACGCTACACGAGCGCGCCATGCAGTGTTTTGCCTCTGACCGCcgtttctcctcctccacttcACAAtccggcgcggacgacgacgcttgcgcgcaccgcggcggtTGCGCCACGGAGCCGCCATTGTCCACTTATCTTTTTCTGGAGCCTCTACACACAAACGCGCGCGCCGTACGGGAAGCTCTCGCGCTCGTGCTGCGTACGCTCTCTGCTACCGTGCCCTAATACTACTCGGTATGCATGCCGGCGCGAGCGTGGAGCCTCGAGTAAGGCGAGAAGCGCTCGTGCGCAGAAGACTCGAAAACCACTGACACGAGCATACTGGAACAACAGAAAAGAAATGTGCGAGAGCGGATGTGTGTATGCCCTGGTGCAATCACGTGAGGTCTATGTGCCTCGCACACGGATCCCCGACCTCACttgtgtatatgtgtatatacATGTACgtacatacatatatatatgtgtgtgtgcgtgcctcttctccgccttcgGTGCGGCTTTCCattggagggagggatgctgtctcctctcccccagcACGCAGCATGCTCTGTTGTCTctgcgcctcttctcccATCCTCGAACCGCCTCCCGTTTTCTCTTGATGTGCCATCGAACGCGCACAATCGCGTTTGCACttccatatatatatatatctgtgGGTGTGCACCTGCATCCGCCTCGTGCGTTGTGTGCATCGCCGCAGTGCAAAAAAAGGGGATTCGGGCGGATCGCTgagcaaacacacacacacagcggaCACAGCGGAACCACATAaaccccacgcacacccacagcGGCACACAATCTTGCgttggcgcggcgccgtgtgtgtgtgcgctaAGCCCAACGGTGTGTTTGTTGGTGTGTGATTATGGTAGTGCCGTCAGACCGAAGTTCACtatcttcttttttttgggtTTGTGGAGTCTTCTGGCTGTCTCCACTCCGACGGTGCCTCCCTTCTCGCTTCTCGGACTTTCTCCACGACATCAGCGAGCCGTCTATAATCACGGAGAGGGAcgacgcacaggcacacacacacacacacacatatatatatatatatacaagCGAAACGAAGAGCAACCGAGAAAGTAGCACCGTAAACGCTGGCATGCGGCTGTgctgttgttttctttttccttctcgttctctacccccctccctcccaccggGGGGCCGCATCTCCTCCCtattctcctcctcttgacGCCTTCCTTCCCTCCTTCCGTCCGTCCTTGGCAGAGCTGAGCGTttccgttgttgttgttctgcCTTTATTTCATCGGGTGCGAGTTGAGCCGCTGCCCCGCTTCTCTTGTCTTCCTCCTTTTCCGCTTTTTCTGTGTACAGCACATGCTTGCGTGCCGTCTGCGCCTACAGTTTGTGTCACCCCCCTGCCCGTCCTCTGAGACTGTCTTCTCCCCTCACGTGCCGACTAGTCTTGCCCAGCCGTGAGGGCGACGTCTTGCGGCGCGGGTGAGCAACTCGTTATTTTTCCTTGTTCTCACTTCTCCTTTACTATTTCAAACTGGAACACACCAACGCAGAGAATCTGGAACGGTGCCTTTTCGCTTTAGAATTCTTCCGTAGCGCCGCGGGTACTCGTGTGGACGTGCTTGCGGGTCTTGTTGGCCGCTTGCTTGCTCCTCCCCGCCCACATCGCCTCTCTGCAACCTCCCCTCGTCTCGCCCCCTTTCCTCAGCCAACGCTGTATACActcgagagaggaggagcgctgGAAGActcggacacacacacacagcgcatCCACGGCCGCTTATCTTCCTCTGCGCACGACGACGGTCCGCGTCTGCGTGTCTTCTGCTCTGGAGCGGAACGAGGACCATAGAGGAGACCAAGAGAAATAAAAAagggaggcacacacacatacacacacgcgcagactgtggggtgggggctaAGCTGCTGCGTTGTTGCGTGTTTTGTACTTCTCTCGGTCGTTGTGTTTTTGGACCCGCGCTTCAAGAGAGGCGCCGTGCCCTCCCGCCACCGCACACAACCAACAACGGTGCTGTATTTGGCTGGCACgttgccccctcctccctccctccctttcatCATCTTTCCTGTTGAAGTCTTTTCGTGTATTTGATTTAGTGTTGGGGGACGGTATGTGCGTGTACATGGTTGGCTGCCGCACTCCTCTCAATACCTTTGGTTCTCGCGCGCACGCTTGTGTGCTTGCGTCTTTCTTCTTCGTACCTCCCATGTGGGCCGGTGCTATTTTCTTGTCGTGCTACCCACGAGCCGAAGTCTCCATATCGCTGTACAAGCTGAGCCTTGAAGTCGATGGAGGCCTACGAGACACTCGGCATCCTCGGCGAGGGCACCTACGGCGTGGTTGTCAAGGCCCGAAGCCGCGTAACGGGGAAGCTTGTCGCCATCAAGCGCTTTAAGCAGACAGAGCAGGATGAGCACGTCCGCAAGACCTCCTCCCGCGAAGTGCgcatgctgcagctgctgcagcaccccaACGTGATCCGCTTAGAGGACGTCTTCCGCAGGGAGGGTAAGCTCTACCTCGTGTTTGAGTTCATTGATCACACGATCCTGCAGCTTCTGGAGAGCACCACGCGCGGTTTCCACCGCCACG contains these protein-coding regions:
- a CDS encoding putative dynein light intermediate chain codes for the protein MPASPVDRKPEASRNGGQKDAAEHPQSPRRPSKTSSEEGAESPQRQSQELSETPTIAAIGTNANIIIDPTKDLWQNITRNVKDASVEQTETSLVVVGASGSGKTTLLHRIYTSFQSNSSGSGPKRVKATTALDYSFARRSERNVAPVAHFWEIAQGTQFSQLLDIVVTPENVHAVVAAVVVDASEEGLPVAWETATYWLRRLDQRVSDISQRMKAKGSTTPAKILTRAQKAIGLDHPDLKRMRLSGVPTVLVINKIDAFRGHTQQLKFLCRSMRYLAHLYGAHVVFTSEQESVRWRALMNFTLFQAPFDPKYLQTDPERSAVLLTVDRDSFLDIGDPNVSRLGGGASTGDAELDRWKAPFDEAFPPKKLNEEDRVMDDPFIRRLYDTAEGGFGDPVIDALRKQKDEELEQYRKKSTNTANASKAK